In Brachypodium distachyon strain Bd21 chromosome 2, Brachypodium_distachyon_v3.0, whole genome shotgun sequence, one genomic interval encodes:
- the LOC112271115 gene encoding endochitinase A-like: MYTSLGDRTRLQQDGVYLETLRTWVRGIYGETFQSTEFPPGVSSLHAGVAALSDIVSAFPLCNEWGLMDDTPASTPRKAVARGKRGRIRAQLALPPVAGRRGGPGGCIPGSRPRGRRRRRQRQRAPDREEITGVCTAAISSTATSATGAATTLSAAAASGAPAGTSAVSAAAGVAGASAAASASAAAASTVAGPAPGAPAGTSVAPASTVVAGASATVFAPAVATSPGLAPGTAVASPSTPATLRVTMTPRAPTAPPARGVFRVFALRHNPLKSNSSAGASKRARSDSPPATPSKRARTDASGTADPTAAGVSSDMIAPDDDLAPTEAGPATGSGSSPTASLSEAPAGAGKAGEPPPPRKFAAR; encoded by the exons ATGTACACGAGCctcggggacaggacacgcctccagcaaGACGGCGTGtacttggagaccctcaggacgtgggtgagggggatctacggcgagaccttccaatcgacggagttcccgcctggggtttcctctcttcacgccggcgttgcggcgctcagcgacatcgtcagCGCCTTCCCGctctgcaacgagtgggggttgatggacgacacccctgcaagcaccccgcgaAAAGCGGTTGCTCGAGGAAAGCGGGGGCGgatccgagcccagctggccctccctccagtcgctggacgacgaggcgggccaggcggctgcatccccggaagtcgtccccgtggacgacgacgacgaagacaacgacagcgcgcccctgatcgtgaggaGATCACGGGCGTTTGCACCGCAGCTatctcctcgacggcgacaTCCGCCACCGGAGCGGCCACCACcctctcggcggcggccgcttccggGGCGCCTGCCGGAACCTCCGCGGTGTCCGCGGCcgcaggggtcgccggagctTCAGCGGCGGCCTCTGCCTCAGCGGCAGCCGCCAGCACCGTGGCGGGACCCGCTCCCGGGGCGCCCGCCGGTACTTCGGTAGCGCCCGCGTCCACAGTGGTCGCCGGAGCCTCGGCAACGGTTTTCGCCCCAGCAGTGGCGACCTCCCCAGGATTGGCTCCCGGCACCGCGGTGGCATCACCGTCAACACCCGCGACACTTCGGGTCACGATGACCCCGCGGGCGCCTacggcgccgccggctcggGGAGTCTTCCGGGTCTTCGCGCTCCGGCATAACCCCCTGAAGTCCAACTCgtcggcgggtgccagcaagagagCGAGGAGTGATTCCCCACCCGccacgccaagcaagagggcgcgcACAGACGCCAGCGGCACCGCCGACCCCACCGCCGCAGGGGTAAGCAGCGATATGATCGCTCCCGATGACGACCTAGCCCCCACGGAGGCGGGGCCGGCAACTG ggagcggcagctcgcctaCGGCAAGCCTCTCGGAGGCTCCCGCCGGTGCAGGCAAGGCAGgagagcccccccccccccgcaagTTCGCCGCAAGGTAA
- the LOC112270718 gene encoding uncharacterized protein LOC112270718 has protein sequence MAAPRPDPRQTPAAHGVLRSLPLLVFEHQPNHTTTETAAAADDCGYEMLMFSVSEERSIIRTETTQSPLPEIMATKDRMCFSTPQGWVFVYHNAPVSIILSLSLAMRMSPPWETWLWHPLTGEMLPLPPIREDHFIPTNARCLLTHASLAAHPADDCAVVLLDNDDLDMWFCRIHDGAWGHHAYDIGDFPAHPAAAAATGDATNSNKMPIPMVATSYNYCLRDPRSLGTERGDPKKCGNSDRRRSKSESLSSNKGLNVRCWSWAITGVDTEIGGLPEGMYSAVLWLLEFLGEIFQVSVCFRVFDPDDVGAVLVHKMDFGLRRLRGVHDIGDNVFLLPDKGGNGALCPASTCGLAGNRVYFMKNFKEDDADICVYEIGEQTMEVVQAHDLDLLLVRTCPYWIVPSS, from the exons ATGGCAGCGCCGCGTCCGGATCCCAGACAGACACCGGCAGCACACGGCGTCCTCCGTTCTCTGCCACTCCTCGTCTTCGAACACCAGCCCAACCATACCACGAcggagaccgccgccgccgccgacgactgCGGCTACGAGATGCTCATGTTCAGCGTCTCGGAAGAAAGAAGCATAATAAGAACGGAGACGACGCAGAGTCCACTACCGGAGATAATGGCAACCAAGGACAGGATGTGCTTCAGCACCCCGCAGGGCTGGGTGTTCGTCTACCACAACGCTCCTGTTAGCAtaatcttgagtttgagtctAGCCATGCGCATGT CTCCGCCGTGGGAGACCTGGCTGTGGCACCCGCTCACAGGCGAGATGCTCCCCTTGCCCCCCATCCGTGAAGACCACTTCATCCCCACCAACGCCAGATGCCTGCTCACCcacgcctccctcgccgcgcACCCGGCCGACGACTgcgccgtcgtcctcctcgacaACGACGACCTCGACATGTGGTTCTGCCGGATCCATGACGGGGCGTGGGGCCACCACGCCTACGACATCGGCGACTTCCCCGCtcatcccgccgccgccgccgccaccggcgatGCTACCAACAGCAACAAAATGCCCATCCCGATGGTCGCCACAAGTTAcaattattgcctaagag ATCctcggtcgctgggcaccgagagaggggatccgaagAAGTGTGGGAACTCGGATCGTCGACGGAGTAAGTCGGAGTCGCTATC gtccaaCAAGGGCTTAAATGTAAGATGTTGGTCCTGGGCTATTACAGGCGTGGACACGGAGATTGGCGGCCTCCCGGAGGGCATGTACTCCGCCGTGCTATGGCTACTGGAGTTCCTGGGGGAGATCTTCCAGGTCAGCGTCTGCTTCCGGGTGTTCGACCCGGACGACGTCGGCGCCGTCCTCGTCCACAAGATGGACTTCGGCCTTCGGCGTTTGCGCGGCGTCCATGACATCGGGGACAACGTTTTCCTCTTGCCAGACAAAGGAGGCAATGGCGCCTTGTGCCCTGCCAGCACGTGCGGCTTGGCGGGGAACCGTGTCTACTTCATGAAGAACTTCAAAGAGGACGACGCGGATATCTGCGTCTACGAGATTGGggagcaaaccatggaggttgTCCAGGCACATGACCTGGACTTGCTTCTTGTTCGCACTTGTCCTTATTGGATTGTAccatctagctag
- the LOC100845795 gene encoding B3 domain-containing protein Os05g0481400 gives MATEASSAAAGTAYEEERRKRILENLKHLEDLGIAKMSKSLIQAARAQNKSTRASPKSRKKFEATTEVRRSSRTRTSVSYKDDFPEVDHFVRRRRASRSAENGRGYTGRISSYQQQQRAFKRAEKLQDSLDPDNPSFVKTMVRSHVSSCFWLGLPTRFCKDHLPPREFKMVLEDEEGVEFDTVYIGNRTGLSGGWRGFSMHHNLEDGDSLVFELVEPDRFKIYIIKAIDEDANEAKSSRDSTEEEPDQKDSPVSEAPSSPEPLKGAKRRKLRRR, from the exons ATGGCGACGGAGgcgagcagcgccgccgccggcaccgcctACGAGGAGGAGCGCAGGAAGCGGATCCTCGAGAACCTCAAGCACCTCGAG GATTTGGGCATAGCCAAGATGTCGAAGAGCTTGATACAGGCCGCGAGAGCGCAGAACAAG aGCACTCGTGCCAGCCCGAAGTCGAGGAAGAAGTTCGAGGCCACAACCGAAGTGAGGCGTTCCTCGAGGACCAGGACCTCTGTTTCGTACAAGGATGAT TTTCCTGAAGTAGACCATTTTGTGCGTCGCAGAAG GGCTAGTAGAAGTGCGGAGAATGGAAGGGGATACACTGGAAGAATTTCTTCctatcaacaacaacagcgTGCTTTCAAAAGAGCTGAGAAACTTCAAGATAGTCTAGACCCTGACAACCCATCATTTGTTAAGACCATGGTTCGATCACATGTATCCAGCTGCTTTTGGCTT GGTCTCCCTACTAGGTTCTGCAAAGATCATCTGCCTCCCAGAGAATTTAAGATGGTTTTGGAAGATGAAGAGGGTGTTGAATTTGATACTGTATACATTGGAAATCGAACAGGTCTGAGTGGTGGATGGAGAGGGTTCTCGATGCACCACAACTTGGAAGATGGGGACTCATTGGTCTTTGAATTGGTTGAGCCTGACAGATTTAAG ATCTATATAATTAAAGCTATTGACGAGGATGCAAATGAGGCCAAGAGCAGCAGAGATTCAACTGAGGAAGAGCCTGATCAGAAGGATTCGCCTGTTTCTGAAGCCCCTTCCAGCCCTGAACCTCTCAAAGGTgctaaaagaagaaaactCAGGCGGCGGTAG
- the LOC100846097 gene encoding probable LRR receptor-like serine/threonine-protein kinase At1g06840 isoform X1, which translates to MRTMASFGGVFWVVILVVMLPCLDVALGQSTDPSEVDALRAIKRSLLDPMNNLNNWNKGDPCTSNWTGVFCHKTNDAHLHVTELQLFKRNLSGTLAPEVSLLSQLKTLDFMWNNLTGSIPKEIGNITTLTLILLNGNQLSGFLPDEIGNLQHLNRLQVDQNQILGPIPKSFANLISVKHIHMNNNSLTGQIPAELFRLPALFHLLVDNNNLSGPLPPELGEAPSLKIFQADNNNFSGSSIPTTYNNISTLLKLSLRNCSLQGAIPDLSGISELGYLDLSWNKLTGSIPTNKLASNITTIDLSHNMLHGTVPTNFSGLPNLQLLSIEKNRLDGAVPSTIWNDIILTGNRSLVLDFQNNSLETILAVYNPPQSVTVMLYGNPVCGNSNGALIDNLCQPKSVNLQTSKQKQDSGLNCSPCPTDKDYEYNPSSSLSCFCAVPLGVGLRLKSPGITDFLPYEGTFGVNVTSLLKLFVYQLHIEHYIWEVGPRLNMQLKLFPSNTSLFNMSEVVRLRHVLAGWEITLPDMFGPYELLNFTLGSYANEYPNAASSGLSKVAFAGILAGTIAGAFALSTITTILIMRRRSRHRTVSGRSLSRFSVKIDGVRCFRFTEMARATNNFDLLAQVGQGGYGKVYKGTLDDGETVAIKRAHEDSLQGSKEFCTEIELLSRLHHRNLVSLVGYCDEEDEQMLVYEFMPNGTLRDHLSAKSKRSPGFGLRLHIALGASKGILYLHTDANPPIFHRDVKASNILLDSKFVAKVADFGLSRLAPVPDIEGTLAGHVSTVVKGTPGYLDPEYFLTHKLTDKSDVYSLGVVFLEMLTGMKPIEHGKNIVREVNKAYQSGNISEIVDSRMGLCPPDCISRFLSLATKCCEDETDARPSMSEIVRELEVILRMMPELDLVLLEAPDTYSTDMSKSLSSSSATGTYFVSQTSGTGSVDASSGVLSGVLTPR; encoded by the exons ACAGTTGTTTAAGAGGAACCTCTCTGGAACTTTGGCACCAGAGGTCAGTCTTTTATCTCAGCTGAAAACACT GGATTTTATGTGGAACAATTTAACAGGTAGCATCCCAAAGGAGATAGGAAACATCACAACACTCACACTAAT actATTGAATGGCAATCAACTCTCTGGTTTCTTGCcagatgagattggtaacctTCAACACCTAAACCGGTTACAGGTTGACCAAAACCAAATACTGGGCCCGATTCCTAAGTCATTTGCCAACCTAATAAGTGTGAAACATAT CCACATGAACAATAATTCATTAACTGGGCAAATCCCAGCTGAATTGTTCAGACTGCCAGCACTTTTTCACCT CCTTGTTGATAACAATAATTTGTCCGGACCTCTTCCTCCAGAGCTAGGGGAGGCACCTTCTTTGAAAATATT TCAGGCTGATAACAATAACTTCAGTGGAAGTTCTATCCCTACTACATACAACAACATATCAACACTACTAAAGCT GAGTCTTAGGAACTGCAGCTTGCAGGGCGCTATTCCTGATCTGAGTGGCATATCTGAACTTGGCTATTT GGATCTTAGCTGGAACAAGCTGACAGGATCTATACCAACTAATAAGCTTGCCTCAAATATCACTACAAT TGATTTGTCACATAACATGCTTCATGGAACTGTGCCAACAAACTTTTCAGGGCTTCCTAATCTTCAGCTATT GTCCATTGAAAAGAACCGTCTAGATGGTGCTGTTCCCTCAACAATCTGGAATGACATCATCCTTACTGGAAATAGAAGCCTTGTTCT GGACTTCCAAAATAATTCCCTTGAGACAATTCTGGCTGTATATAATCCTCCACAAAGTGTTACTGTAAT GTTGTATGGAAACCCTGTATGTGGGAACTCGAATGGAGCTCTAATAGACAACCTTTGTCAACCCAAGTCAGTAAACCTGCAAACTTCTAAACAGAAACAGGACTCTGGGTTAAATTGTTCACCTTGCCCAACAGATAAAGATTACGAGTACAATCCGTCATCCTCTTTATCTTGTTTTTGTGCCGTGCCACTTGGAGTTGGACTTCGACTGAAGAGTCCAGGAATCACGGACTTTCTTCCCTACGAAGGTACCTTCGGGGTCAACGTTACCTCTTTGCTGAAACTATTTGTCTACCAGCTACACATTGAGCATTACATATGGGAGGTGGGTCCAAGGCTCAACATGCAACTGAAGTTATTCCCAAGCAATACAAGTTTATTCAATATGTCTGAGGTTGTGCGACTCAGACATGTACTTGCTGGATGGGAAATTACTCTTCCAGATATGTTTGGTCCATATGAGCTTCTCAACTTCACACTTGGTTCCTATGCAAATG AATATCCAAATGCAGCTTCATCAGGTTTAAGCAAGGTCGCATTTGCTGGTATCTTGGCAGGCACAATAGCTGGTGCTTTTGCACTTTCCACGATAACTACTATTCTTATAATGAGAAGACGTTCAAGACATAGAACAGTTTCAGGACGGTCGC TTTCAAGATTTTCTGTGAAAATTGACGGTGTGAGGTGCTTCAGATTCACTGAAATGGCTAGGGCCACCAACAATTTTGACCTATTAGCTCAAGTTGGTCAAGGAGGTTATGGTAAAGTTTATAAAGGAACTTTAGACGATGGAGAAACTGTGGCAATCAAACGGGCACATGAGGATTCTCTTCAAGGTTCAAAGGAGTTCTGCACAGAAATAGAGTTGTTATCCAGATTGCATCATCGGAATCTGGTTTCACTAGTTGGCTAttgtgatgaagaagatgaacag ATGCTAGTTTACGAATTCATGCCAAATGGTACTTTACGTGATCATCTTTCTG CCAAGTCCAAACGATCTCCTGGTTTTGGTTTGAGGTTGCACATTGCATTGGGTGCTTCCAAGGGAATTCTGTATCTACACACTGATGCAAACCCTCCTATATTTCACCGTGATGTGAAGGCCAGCAACATACTGTTGGACTCAAAATTTGTTGCGAAGGTGGCTGACTTTGGTCTTTCAAGGCTTGCTCCAGTGCCGGATATTGAAGGGACGTTAGCAGGGCATGTTTCCACTGTTGTTAAGGGCACGCCG GGGTATCTTGATCCAGAATACTTCTTGACTCATAAATTGACAGACAAAAGCGACGTATATAGCCTTGGTGTTGTGTTTCTTGAAATGTTGACCGGGATGAAGCCAATTGAGCATGGTAAAAATATAGTAAGAGAG GTAAACAAAGCTTACCAATCAGGCAATATTTCTGAAATCGTCGACAGCCGGATGGGACTGTGTCCACCGGACTGCATCAGTAGGTTCCTCTCACTAGCAACCAAGTGCTGTGAGGATGAGACTGATGCCAGGCCTTCCATGTCGGAGATCGTCCGAGAACTCGAGGTTATCCTGAGGATGATGCCGGAGTTGGATCTTGTTCTGCTGGAGGCCCCCGACACATACTCAACAGACATGAGTAAATCTTTGTCAAGTTCTTCAGCAACCGGGACTTACTTTGTCTCACAGACCTCTGGCACTGGCAGTGTTGATGCAAGCAGTGGCGTGCTCTCCGGGGTGCTGACTCCTCGCTGA
- the LOC100846097 gene encoding probable LRR receptor-like serine/threonine-protein kinase At1g06840 isoform X2, producing the protein MMHIFMLQNYSCLRGTSLELWHQRDFMWNNLTGSIPKEIGNITTLTLILLNGNQLSGFLPDEIGNLQHLNRLQVDQNQILGPIPKSFANLISVKHIHMNNNSLTGQIPAELFRLPALFHLLVDNNNLSGPLPPELGEAPSLKIFQADNNNFSGSSIPTTYNNISTLLKLSLRNCSLQGAIPDLSGISELGYLDLSWNKLTGSIPTNKLASNITTIDLSHNMLHGTVPTNFSGLPNLQLLSIEKNRLDGAVPSTIWNDIILTGNRSLVLDFQNNSLETILAVYNPPQSVTVMLYGNPVCGNSNGALIDNLCQPKSVNLQTSKQKQDSGLNCSPCPTDKDYEYNPSSSLSCFCAVPLGVGLRLKSPGITDFLPYEGTFGVNVTSLLKLFVYQLHIEHYIWEVGPRLNMQLKLFPSNTSLFNMSEVVRLRHVLAGWEITLPDMFGPYELLNFTLGSYANEYPNAASSGLSKVAFAGILAGTIAGAFALSTITTILIMRRRSRHRTVSGRSLSRFSVKIDGVRCFRFTEMARATNNFDLLAQVGQGGYGKVYKGTLDDGETVAIKRAHEDSLQGSKEFCTEIELLSRLHHRNLVSLVGYCDEEDEQMLVYEFMPNGTLRDHLSAKSKRSPGFGLRLHIALGASKGILYLHTDANPPIFHRDVKASNILLDSKFVAKVADFGLSRLAPVPDIEGTLAGHVSTVVKGTPGYLDPEYFLTHKLTDKSDVYSLGVVFLEMLTGMKPIEHGKNIVREVNKAYQSGNISEIVDSRMGLCPPDCISRFLSLATKCCEDETDARPSMSEIVRELEVILRMMPELDLVLLEAPDTYSTDMSKSLSSSSATGTYFVSQTSGTGSVDASSGVLSGVLTPR; encoded by the exons ACAGTTGTTTAAGAGGAACCTCTCTGGAACTTTGGCACCAGAG GGATTTTATGTGGAACAATTTAACAGGTAGCATCCCAAAGGAGATAGGAAACATCACAACACTCACACTAAT actATTGAATGGCAATCAACTCTCTGGTTTCTTGCcagatgagattggtaacctTCAACACCTAAACCGGTTACAGGTTGACCAAAACCAAATACTGGGCCCGATTCCTAAGTCATTTGCCAACCTAATAAGTGTGAAACATAT CCACATGAACAATAATTCATTAACTGGGCAAATCCCAGCTGAATTGTTCAGACTGCCAGCACTTTTTCACCT CCTTGTTGATAACAATAATTTGTCCGGACCTCTTCCTCCAGAGCTAGGGGAGGCACCTTCTTTGAAAATATT TCAGGCTGATAACAATAACTTCAGTGGAAGTTCTATCCCTACTACATACAACAACATATCAACACTACTAAAGCT GAGTCTTAGGAACTGCAGCTTGCAGGGCGCTATTCCTGATCTGAGTGGCATATCTGAACTTGGCTATTT GGATCTTAGCTGGAACAAGCTGACAGGATCTATACCAACTAATAAGCTTGCCTCAAATATCACTACAAT TGATTTGTCACATAACATGCTTCATGGAACTGTGCCAACAAACTTTTCAGGGCTTCCTAATCTTCAGCTATT GTCCATTGAAAAGAACCGTCTAGATGGTGCTGTTCCCTCAACAATCTGGAATGACATCATCCTTACTGGAAATAGAAGCCTTGTTCT GGACTTCCAAAATAATTCCCTTGAGACAATTCTGGCTGTATATAATCCTCCACAAAGTGTTACTGTAAT GTTGTATGGAAACCCTGTATGTGGGAACTCGAATGGAGCTCTAATAGACAACCTTTGTCAACCCAAGTCAGTAAACCTGCAAACTTCTAAACAGAAACAGGACTCTGGGTTAAATTGTTCACCTTGCCCAACAGATAAAGATTACGAGTACAATCCGTCATCCTCTTTATCTTGTTTTTGTGCCGTGCCACTTGGAGTTGGACTTCGACTGAAGAGTCCAGGAATCACGGACTTTCTTCCCTACGAAGGTACCTTCGGGGTCAACGTTACCTCTTTGCTGAAACTATTTGTCTACCAGCTACACATTGAGCATTACATATGGGAGGTGGGTCCAAGGCTCAACATGCAACTGAAGTTATTCCCAAGCAATACAAGTTTATTCAATATGTCTGAGGTTGTGCGACTCAGACATGTACTTGCTGGATGGGAAATTACTCTTCCAGATATGTTTGGTCCATATGAGCTTCTCAACTTCACACTTGGTTCCTATGCAAATG AATATCCAAATGCAGCTTCATCAGGTTTAAGCAAGGTCGCATTTGCTGGTATCTTGGCAGGCACAATAGCTGGTGCTTTTGCACTTTCCACGATAACTACTATTCTTATAATGAGAAGACGTTCAAGACATAGAACAGTTTCAGGACGGTCGC TTTCAAGATTTTCTGTGAAAATTGACGGTGTGAGGTGCTTCAGATTCACTGAAATGGCTAGGGCCACCAACAATTTTGACCTATTAGCTCAAGTTGGTCAAGGAGGTTATGGTAAAGTTTATAAAGGAACTTTAGACGATGGAGAAACTGTGGCAATCAAACGGGCACATGAGGATTCTCTTCAAGGTTCAAAGGAGTTCTGCACAGAAATAGAGTTGTTATCCAGATTGCATCATCGGAATCTGGTTTCACTAGTTGGCTAttgtgatgaagaagatgaacag ATGCTAGTTTACGAATTCATGCCAAATGGTACTTTACGTGATCATCTTTCTG CCAAGTCCAAACGATCTCCTGGTTTTGGTTTGAGGTTGCACATTGCATTGGGTGCTTCCAAGGGAATTCTGTATCTACACACTGATGCAAACCCTCCTATATTTCACCGTGATGTGAAGGCCAGCAACATACTGTTGGACTCAAAATTTGTTGCGAAGGTGGCTGACTTTGGTCTTTCAAGGCTTGCTCCAGTGCCGGATATTGAAGGGACGTTAGCAGGGCATGTTTCCACTGTTGTTAAGGGCACGCCG GGGTATCTTGATCCAGAATACTTCTTGACTCATAAATTGACAGACAAAAGCGACGTATATAGCCTTGGTGTTGTGTTTCTTGAAATGTTGACCGGGATGAAGCCAATTGAGCATGGTAAAAATATAGTAAGAGAG GTAAACAAAGCTTACCAATCAGGCAATATTTCTGAAATCGTCGACAGCCGGATGGGACTGTGTCCACCGGACTGCATCAGTAGGTTCCTCTCACTAGCAACCAAGTGCTGTGAGGATGAGACTGATGCCAGGCCTTCCATGTCGGAGATCGTCCGAGAACTCGAGGTTATCCTGAGGATGATGCCGGAGTTGGATCTTGTTCTGCTGGAGGCCCCCGACACATACTCAACAGACATGAGTAAATCTTTGTCAAGTTCTTCAGCAACCGGGACTTACTTTGTCTCACAGACCTCTGGCACTGGCAGTGTTGATGCAAGCAGTGGCGTGCTCTCCGGGGTGCTGACTCCTCGCTGA